In Flavobacterium sp. CS20, a single window of DNA contains:
- a CDS encoding TolC family protein, whose product MKKLVLIIFCFYFAQGFSQENEAKTKWTLEACIKYAFDNNISIKQSQLDIEDADINKSDAVGNFLPSLNLNASNSWNSGLTQNVTTGVLENQVTRNFSAGATVGINIFSGLQNWRTLQRAKLSQLASQYSLEQMEDDIALFIANAYLQVLVSKQTLAVLEEQNRITQQQIEQTNALIKAGTVPQGDILELQATNANEQQQIIVAENDIKISLISLAQSLLIDDYENFDIADESYDIPITDIINRNVNDIIEEAKQERYEVKIAEKNVEIAQKNIEIAKSAYYPTLRGFFNYNTRESNRDRFASGGIDPDNPTQQIGFVEDTGATVVAPNFLIEAIGPRDFIDQLWRNDGISYGIQLNIPVFNGFATRNNVKRSQINLERSKNQLQQTELDLEADVYQAYVDAQGVAKAYEATMKSVEAQQNAYDFAKERFDVGMSNAFDLSQSKTRLTNAQNQMIQAKYDYIFRIKVLELFFGERPVD is encoded by the coding sequence ATGAAAAAATTAGTTTTAATAATATTTTGTTTTTACTTTGCTCAAGGCTTTAGCCAAGAGAATGAAGCCAAAACCAAATGGACCTTAGAGGCTTGTATTAAATACGCATTTGACAACAATATAAGTATCAAACAATCTCAACTCGATATTGAGGATGCTGATATCAATAAAAGTGACGCTGTTGGTAATTTTCTACCTTCTTTAAATCTCAATGCGAGTAATAGTTGGAACTCAGGTCTTACTCAAAACGTTACAACTGGTGTCCTTGAAAATCAAGTTACAAGAAACTTCTCTGCAGGAGCAACTGTTGGCATTAATATTTTTAGTGGACTGCAAAATTGGCGAACTCTACAACGTGCAAAGCTGTCTCAATTAGCCAGTCAATATTCCTTAGAGCAAATGGAAGATGATATCGCTTTGTTTATAGCCAATGCTTACCTGCAAGTTTTAGTGAGTAAACAAACCCTAGCTGTTTTAGAAGAACAAAATCGAATCACCCAACAACAAATTGAGCAAACCAATGCTTTAATTAAAGCAGGAACAGTACCGCAAGGCGATATTTTAGAACTACAAGCTACCAATGCTAATGAGCAACAACAAATTATAGTGGCAGAAAATGATATTAAAATCTCCCTTATCAGTCTTGCTCAATCACTTCTAATAGATGATTATGAAAACTTTGATATTGCTGACGAGTCATATGATATTCCTATAACAGATATTATAAACCGAAATGTTAACGACATTATAGAAGAAGCCAAACAAGAGCGTTATGAAGTGAAAATTGCTGAAAAAAACGTGGAAATTGCCCAAAAAAACATTGAAATTGCCAAAAGTGCTTACTATCCAACTTTACGTGGTTTTTTTAACTACAACACACGTGAATCAAATAGAGATAGATTTGCCTCAGGTGGAATAGATCCAGATAATCCTACTCAACAAATAGGTTTTGTAGAAGATACTGGTGCTACTGTTGTTGCTCCTAACTTTTTGATCGAAGCCATTGGACCAAGAGATTTTATAGATCAGTTGTGGAGAAACGATGGTATTTCTTATGGAATTCAGCTTAATATTCCTGTTTTTAATGGCTTTGCTACCCGTAATAATGTTAAACGAAGTCAAATTAATTTAGAACGGTCTAAAAATCAACTTCAACAAACAGAGCTTGATCTTGAAGCTGATGTATATCAAGCCTACGTAGATGCTCAAGGTGTCGCCAAAGCTTATGAAGCGACCATGAAGTCTGTTGAAGCTCAGCAAAATGCCTACGATTTTGCCAAGGAACGTTTTGATGTTGGCATGAGCAATGCTTTTGATTTAAGCCAATCTAAAACAAGACTAACCAATGCTCAAAACCAAATGATTCAAGCCAAATACGATTATATTTTTAGAATTAAAGTCTTAGAATTATTTTTTGGAGAACGCCCAGTTGATTAA
- a CDS encoding efflux RND transporter periplasmic adaptor subunit yields the protein MKKAITIIVLVLLAFLFVGAVYYLYQKDQEPPVTYQTETPTTETIVRETIATGTITPREEVPVKPNISGIIEKILVKPGDTVQAGELIAKLKVVPNVSNLNNAKNQIMTARINLDNERKIYNRQKELFEKGVISANDFDQAQRSFDIAKQNLESAKETFEIINTGTTAGIGDATTTEIKATISGMVLDVPVKVGNQVIEANNFNEGTTIATIANTNDMIFKGKVDESEVGKIKEGLPLEITIGALEDVVFNATLDYIAPQGVEENGAVQFEIEGTLSELKDDVFIRAGLSANASIILEKAEDVLAIKEALIQFDKETKKPYVEVMVGNQKFERRDIELGISDGINVEIKKGLSKDDKIKVWNKVKEKKPSGFGG from the coding sequence ATGAAAAAAGCAATCACCATTATCGTTTTAGTCCTTCTTGCTTTTCTTTTTGTAGGCGCTGTGTACTATTTGTATCAAAAAGACCAAGAACCACCAGTGACTTACCAAACAGAAACACCAACAACTGAAACTATAGTTAGAGAAACTATTGCTACAGGCACCATTACACCAAGAGAAGAAGTACCTGTAAAACCTAATATATCTGGTATTATTGAAAAAATATTGGTTAAACCTGGCGATACTGTACAGGCTGGAGAACTAATAGCCAAACTAAAGGTTGTGCCAAATGTATCTAATTTAAACAACGCTAAAAATCAGATCATGACAGCGAGAATTAATTTAGATAACGAAAGAAAAATATATAACCGTCAAAAAGAACTCTTTGAGAAAGGCGTAATTTCAGCCAATGATTTTGACCAAGCACAGCGTTCTTTTGATATTGCTAAGCAAAATTTAGAATCAGCAAAAGAAACTTTTGAAATTATCAATACAGGAACTACTGCAGGTATTGGTGATGCAACTACAACAGAAATAAAAGCGACGATTTCTGGGATGGTTTTAGATGTACCTGTCAAAGTCGGTAACCAAGTTATAGAAGCTAACAACTTTAATGAAGGAACTACAATTGCAACTATTGCAAATACCAACGATATGATTTTTAAAGGAAAAGTTGATGAGTCTGAAGTCGGTAAAATCAAAGAAGGTTTACCTCTTGAAATTACAATCGGAGCCCTTGAAGATGTCGTGTTTAATGCAACTTTAGATTATATCGCACCTCAAGGTGTTGAAGAAAATGGTGCTGTTCAATTTGAAATTGAAGGAACTTTATCTGAGCTGAAAGACGATGTTTTTATAAGAGCTGGACTCAGTGCTAATGCTTCTATTATTTTAGAAAAAGCTGAAGATGTTTTAGCCATTAAAGAAGCTTTGATACAATTTGATAAAGAAACCAAAAAACCATACGTAGAAGTTATGGTTGGCAATCAAAAATTTGAACGACGAGATATTGAACTTGGCATTAGTGATGGTATTAATGTTGAAATTAAAAAAGGGCTATCTAAGGATGACAAAATAAAAGTTTGGAATAAAGTAAAAGAGAAAAAACCAAGTGGTTTCGGTGGATAA
- the pdhA gene encoding pyruvate dehydrogenase (acetyl-transferring) E1 component subunit alpha: MKKITKSTYLDWYENMMFWRKFEDKLAQVYIQQKVRGFLHLYNGQEAILAGALHVMDHEKDKMITAYRNHVQPIGLGVDPKRVMAELYGKATGTSQGLGGSMHIFSPEHNFYGGHGIVGGQIPLGAGLAFSEKYFNRGGVVLTFLGDGAVRQGSLHETLNIAMTMKLPVVFCVENNGYAMGTSVKRASNQEDIWKLGLGYEMPCAPVDAMKPEKVAEALDEAIHRARSGDGPTFLDLKTYRYRGHSMSDAQKYRTKEEVEEYQKIDPINYVKDIILDKKYASEDDIKDIDKRVKEKVKECEKFADESDFPDKNVMYDVVYEQDDYPFIPHKL, translated from the coding sequence ATGAAAAAAATAACCAAAAGTACATATCTTGATTGGTATGAAAACATGATGTTTTGGAGAAAGTTTGAAGACAAATTAGCACAAGTCTATATCCAACAAAAAGTAAGAGGATTTTTACATTTATATAATGGACAAGAAGCTATATTGGCTGGTGCTTTACATGTGATGGATCATGAAAAAGACAAAATGATTACTGCATATCGCAACCATGTTCAACCTATTGGTTTGGGTGTTGATCCAAAAAGAGTAATGGCCGAATTGTATGGAAAAGCTACGGGAACATCTCAAGGTCTAGGTGGATCGATGCATATTTTTTCGCCAGAGCACAACTTTTACGGCGGACATGGTATTGTTGGTGGTCAAATTCCACTTGGTGCTGGTCTAGCATTTTCAGAAAAATATTTCAATCGTGGTGGTGTTGTTTTAACATTCCTTGGCGATGGAGCAGTAAGACAAGGCTCTTTACACGAAACTCTCAATATAGCAATGACAATGAAATTGCCTGTAGTCTTTTGTGTAGAAAACAACGGCTATGCTATGGGAACATCCGTAAAAAGAGCTTCTAATCAAGAAGACATTTGGAAACTTGGTCTAGGCTACGAAATGCCTTGTGCTCCTGTTGATGCCATGAAGCCCGAAAAAGTAGCCGAAGCTTTAGATGAAGCCATTCATCGTGCCCGTTCTGGAGATGGACCAACTTTTTTAGATTTAAAAACATACAGATATAGAGGACACTCTATGAGCGATGCTCAAAAATATAGAACAAAAGAAGAGGTTGAAGAATACCAAAAAATTGACCCTATCAATTATGTTAAGGATATTATTTTAGATAAAAAATACGCTAGCGAAGACGACATCAAAGACATTGATAAACGTGTAAAAGAAAAAGTTAAAGAGTGTGAAAAGTTTGCTGACGAGTCAGATTTTCCTGACAAAAATGTTATGTATGATGTCGTTTACGAGCAAGATGATTATCCATTTATACCTCACAAATTATAA
- the rbfA gene encoding 30S ribosome-binding factor RbfA — METQRQQKISQIIQKDLAEIIQDSLRKYGQKNLIVSVTKLKVTADLLEAKAYLSVFPEDKTQAVLKEIKQISNSIKHQLALRTKNQLRRVPEVKFFNDDTIAYVNELKEAFKGKNNPIKDPDLLDKRRKS; from the coding sequence ATGGAAACACAAAGACAACAAAAAATAAGTCAAATTATTCAAAAAGATTTGGCAGAAATCATTCAAGATAGTTTGAGAAAGTATGGTCAAAAAAATCTCATTGTAAGCGTAACTAAATTAAAAGTAACAGCAGACTTGTTAGAAGCTAAGGCATACTTAAGTGTGTTCCCAGAAGATAAAACACAGGCTGTATTAAAGGAAATTAAACAAATTTCAAATAGCATAAAACATCAACTTGCTTTGCGGACAAAAAACCAATTGCGTCGAGTTCCGGAAGTGAAATTTTTTAACGACGACACAATAGCCTATGTGAATGAATTGAAAGAGGCTTTTAAAGGGAAAAACAACCCTATTAAAGATCCAGATTTATTAGACAAACGACGAAAATCTTGA
- the tsaB gene encoding tRNA (adenosine(37)-N6)-threonylcarbamoyltransferase complex dimerization subunit type 1 TsaB, with the protein MAYILSIETSTTNCSVALAKNGQLIAMEEDDKKQYSHGEQLHLFIDKVIKQSDLKITDLNAIAISKGPGSYTGLRIGVSTAKGLCYALEIPLISISTLKILAKQVEQHQTQFPIIPMIDARRMEVYTSVFNSKFKTLSKVEAKILKSDSFQDYFDVNEKIYFIGNGVSKFKEICDNVKKGFFIENKNPSAKQMCKLADELFLNKNFEDVAYFEPYYLKDFVGG; encoded by the coding sequence TTGGCTTATATTTTATCCATTGAAACTTCTACAACCAACTGTTCAGTAGCTTTAGCAAAGAATGGACAGCTGATTGCTATGGAAGAAGATGACAAAAAGCAATATTCTCACGGCGAACAACTTCATCTGTTTATTGACAAAGTGATTAAGCAATCTGACCTTAAAATCACTGACCTTAATGCAATTGCTATCAGTAAAGGTCCAGGGTCTTACACTGGATTAAGAATTGGAGTTTCAACAGCCAAAGGTCTTTGCTATGCACTTGAGATTCCTTTAATTAGTATCTCAACTTTAAAAATATTAGCTAAACAAGTTGAACAACATCAAACTCAATTCCCTATCATTCCTATGATTGATGCACGGCGGATGGAAGTTTACACCTCCGTTTTTAATTCTAAATTCAAAACTTTGTCAAAAGTTGAAGCTAAAATTTTAAAATCTGATAGCTTTCAGGATTATTTTGATGTAAATGAAAAAATATATTTTATTGGCAATGGTGTAAGCAAGTTTAAAGAAATTTGTGACAATGTCAAAAAAGGATTTTTTATAGAAAACAAAAACCCCTCAGCAAAGCAGATGTGTAAGTTGGCTGATGAACTGTTTCTGAATAAAAACTTTGAAGATGTGGCTTATTTTGAACCTTACTATTTAAAAGATTTTGTTGGTGGTTAG
- a CDS encoding ABC transporter permease translates to MLSLERWLEVFEAISKNKLRTFLTGFSVATGILILVLLLGIGEGMKNGVEEQFQRDATNQISVYTGVTGVEYKGLNPGRRIQFKNNDYDLLVKNFGDELEYKSSVYRIWIGLTSYKDKSGSYRIEGVLPDYQFLENAEIIQGRFINHKDQSTSTKEVVIGKKVRDELFEDKNPLGKLIEIKDINFKVVGVFQDPGGDREESRVYMAISTMQKVFGAGQDIRNMSFTMPKEKSFDVALEKSNQLISQLEAILKAKHTVSPLDNSAINISNSIETSKRIYELTANIKLFFWLIGLASLLAGIIGVSNIMLIIVKERTKEIGIRKALGAKPISIVGMVLHESIFVTAVSGFMGLIVGLVLLEFVGPMINTEFISNPEVSFNIAISTVIVLVLAGAIAGFFPAWRGAKIKPINALREE, encoded by the coding sequence ATGCTTAGTCTCGAGCGCTGGTTAGAAGTTTTTGAAGCTATCAGCAAAAATAAACTACGCACGTTTTTAACTGGATTTTCTGTGGCAACAGGTATTTTGATTTTGGTGCTACTTCTTGGTATAGGTGAAGGTATGAAAAATGGCGTAGAAGAGCAATTTCAAAGAGACGCTACAAATCAGATTTCTGTTTATACTGGTGTTACTGGAGTTGAATACAAAGGTCTAAATCCTGGACGAAGAATTCAATTTAAGAATAATGATTATGATCTGTTAGTCAAAAATTTTGGAGATGAGTTAGAATATAAATCTTCAGTTTACAGAATATGGATCGGGCTGACAAGCTACAAAGATAAATCAGGGAGCTATAGAATTGAAGGGGTTTTGCCTGATTATCAATTTTTAGAAAACGCTGAGATTATACAAGGACGGTTTATTAATCATAAAGACCAATCAACATCTACCAAAGAAGTAGTCATTGGAAAAAAAGTCAGAGACGAACTTTTTGAAGACAAAAATCCATTAGGTAAGCTGATTGAAATTAAAGATATCAACTTTAAAGTGGTTGGGGTTTTTCAAGACCCTGGTGGCGATAGAGAAGAGTCCAGAGTATATATGGCAATATCAACTATGCAAAAAGTGTTTGGTGCTGGTCAAGATATTCGTAATATGAGCTTTACTATGCCAAAAGAAAAGTCTTTTGATGTGGCTTTAGAAAAATCTAATCAACTGATAAGCCAACTTGAAGCTATTCTCAAAGCTAAGCATACAGTTTCACCGTTGGATAACTCTGCCATTAATATCAGTAATTCTATTGAAACCTCAAAACGCATTTACGAGTTAACAGCCAATATAAAATTGTTTTTTTGGTTGATTGGTTTAGCAAGTCTGCTTGCTGGAATTATTGGAGTGAGCAACATTATGCTTATCATTGTTAAAGAACGCACAAAAGAAATTGGCATTAGAAAAGCCCTTGGAGCAAAACCTATAAGTATTGTCGGTATGGTTTTACATGAATCTATTTTTGTTACCGCCGTTTCAGGCTTTATGGGGCTTATTGTTGGTTTAGTTTTGCTTGAATTTGTTGGTCCTATGATTAATACTGAGTTTATTTCAAACCCTGAAGTGAGTTTTAACATCGCTATATCTACGGTTATTGTATTAGTTCTTGCTGGTGCTATAGCTGGATTTTTTCCCGCATGGCGAGGTGCTAAAATCAAACCTATTAATGCTCTAAGAGAAGAATAG
- a CDS encoding ABC transporter permease — translation MNFSLYIAKRYLLSKSKNNAVNIISYLALFGIFGTSLALFVVLSAFSGLKDFSLSFANKYDPDLKVLPVESKRLNVNKDIKDAILALEGVNQISSIIEEKTLLNYKDKNIPAILKSVDSNFVKVNNIKSSVFLGQWLNSNYPYQVVIGNGLSQKLSVGILDQSAFLNFIVPKPGKGQVVDPNDAFKKVNTFVRGIFGVSEEYNNTYVFGSLKLGRDLLGYEPNEYSAIEISINENANVPDLKTQIKNIFEQNVNVKTRIQLNDQLYKMLNTENLMVYLISTLVLIIALFNLIGSVIMAIIDKNDDIKTFSHLGAYKSQINTIFFFQGFLTTLIGSMLGIACGVVIVLLQLEYSLVNITTSLPYPVKLNFGNILIVLLTTILLGYVASKIASSRANNKLL, via the coding sequence TTGAATTTTTCACTTTACATTGCCAAACGTTATTTACTAAGCAAAAGCAAAAATAATGCTGTCAATATTATAAGTTATCTTGCGTTATTTGGAATATTTGGCACTTCTTTAGCTTTATTTGTTGTCTTGTCAGCATTTAGTGGTTTAAAAGATTTTAGCTTAAGTTTTGCAAACAAGTATGACCCAGATTTAAAAGTCTTACCCGTTGAAAGCAAACGCCTGAATGTAAACAAAGACATCAAAGATGCTATTCTAGCTCTTGAAGGAGTAAATCAAATTTCAAGTATAATTGAAGAAAAGACCTTATTAAATTATAAAGACAAAAATATTCCTGCCATTTTAAAGTCAGTAGATAGTAATTTTGTTAAAGTTAACAACATAAAATCATCTGTATTTTTAGGGCAATGGCTCAATTCTAATTATCCTTACCAAGTCGTAATCGGCAATGGATTAAGTCAAAAACTGTCTGTAGGTATTTTAGACCAATCAGCTTTTTTAAATTTTATAGTTCCTAAGCCTGGCAAAGGGCAGGTTGTCGATCCAAATGATGCATTTAAAAAGGTTAATACTTTTGTGAGAGGTATTTTTGGAGTATCAGAAGAATATAATAATACTTATGTTTTTGGATCGCTAAAATTAGGGAGAGATTTACTAGGGTATGAACCTAATGAATACTCTGCAATAGAAATTTCGATAAATGAAAATGCCAATGTTCCTGATTTAAAAACTCAAATAAAAAATATTTTTGAACAAAATGTAAATGTCAAAACACGAATTCAACTCAATGACCAGCTGTATAAAATGCTAAATACGGAAAACTTGATGGTTTACCTTATCAGTACATTGGTTCTTATTATAGCACTATTCAACCTTATAGGTTCAGTGATAATGGCTATAATAGATAAAAATGATGATATAAAAACATTTTCTCATTTAGGTGCTTATAAATCTCAAATCAATACAATTTTTTTCTTTCAAGGATTCCTAACAACGCTAATCGGCTCAATGTTGGGTATAGCCTGTGGTGTAGTTATTGTTTTACTTCAATTAGAATATAGCTTAGTAAATATAACAACTTCTCTACCCTATCCAGTAAAACTCAATTTTGGTAATATACTTATTGTGCTGTTAACTACAATTTTACTGGGATATGTAGCTTCAAAAATAGCCTCATCTAGAGCCAATAATAAGTTATTGTAA
- a CDS encoding ABC transporter ATP-binding protein has translation MIEIKDLHKSYKIGKNSLHVLKGINFSVEEGELVSIMGSSGSGKSTLLNILGMLDEADSGSYHLDGVEIKNLTEKTATHYRNKFLGFIFQSFNLINYKSALDNVALPLYYQNIKRTIRMEKAMSYLEKVGLADWANHLPNELSGGQKQRVAIARALAGQPKVILADELTGALDSKTSYEIMHLIQEINDEGKTILVVTHEEDIAHMTKRIVNLKDGIIIDDRKIEQVKALANA, from the coding sequence ATGATTGAAATTAAAGATTTACACAAATCTTACAAAATCGGCAAAAACTCTTTACATGTTTTAAAAGGTATTAACTTCTCAGTTGAAGAAGGCGAGCTCGTTTCAATCATGGGATCTTCAGGTTCTGGAAAATCTACTTTACTCAATATCCTTGGTATGCTTGATGAAGCAGATTCAGGTTCTTATCATCTCGACGGCGTTGAAATCAAAAATCTTACCGAAAAAACAGCGACTCATTATCGCAATAAATTTCTCGGCTTCATTTTTCAATCTTTTAATTTGATTAATTATAAATCCGCATTAGATAATGTAGCTTTACCTTTATATTACCAAAATATTAAACGTACAATACGTATGGAAAAAGCAATGTCATACTTAGAAAAAGTAGGTCTTGCCGATTGGGCAAATCATTTACCCAATGAATTATCTGGTGGTCAAAAACAACGTGTGGCTATTGCGAGAGCCTTAGCAGGTCAACCTAAAGTTATTTTAGCCGATGAGCTCACAGGTGCATTAGATTCTAAAACATCTTATGAAATTATGCATCTTATTCAAGAAATTAATGACGAGGGGAAAACCATACTTGTAGTAACCCACGAAGAAGATATTGCTCATATGACTAAACGTATTGTCAATCTAAAAGATGGTATAATTATAGATGACCGAAAAATAGAACAAGTTAAAGCCCTTGCTAATGCTTAG
- a CDS encoding ABC transporter permease — MFSKDKWNEILESLTSNVFRTLLTVFGVFWGIFILVVLLAASNGLENGVRQAFSGIATNSMFMWTMPTTKAYDSFPKGRRFNFKIGDVEALKNNVDGLEYISPRNQLGGFGGGNNVTKGLKSGAYNVYGDYPEIIKQEPMDIVKGRFINQNDIEQKRKVAVIGTGVQKGLYDIGEEILGSYIKIQGVNFMVIGIYEKTSSTRGDLEEAQKQIFVPFSAYSQAFNMGNVVGWMAITAKDGYSITNLKSEIIDVIKKRHRINPEDESAVGNFDLYEQFSKISGLFLALNAVAYLVGILVLFSGVIGISNIMLIVVKERTKEIGVRRALGATPWQIRGQILSESVFLTIIAGMAGIIFATFVIFILNKFFFGASASPDSMFVNPSVDYVTVLVALGILIFSGLLAGFIPAQNAIRVKPVEALRNE; from the coding sequence ATGTTTAGTAAAGACAAATGGAACGAAATATTAGAATCACTGACATCAAATGTCTTTCGGACATTATTGACGGTCTTTGGTGTGTTTTGGGGAATTTTTATTCTCGTCGTATTATTAGCCGCCAGTAACGGGCTTGAAAATGGTGTAAGACAAGCATTCTCGGGTATAGCTACAAACTCCATGTTTATGTGGACTATGCCAACAACAAAAGCTTATGATAGCTTTCCAAAAGGCAGACGATTTAACTTTAAAATTGGAGATGTTGAAGCCTTAAAAAATAATGTTGATGGTTTAGAATACATCTCTCCACGCAATCAACTTGGCGGTTTTGGAGGTGGCAATAATGTTACAAAAGGTCTGAAATCTGGAGCTTACAATGTTTACGGCGACTATCCTGAAATCATCAAACAAGAGCCAATGGATATTGTTAAAGGTCGATTTATCAACCAAAATGATATTGAGCAAAAACGTAAAGTTGCAGTAATTGGCACAGGTGTTCAAAAAGGTTTGTATGATATTGGAGAAGAAATTTTAGGCAGTTACATAAAAATACAAGGCGTCAACTTTATGGTAATTGGTATATACGAAAAAACCAGTTCAACCCGTGGAGATTTAGAAGAGGCTCAAAAACAAATATTTGTTCCGTTTTCTGCCTATTCACAAGCTTTCAATATGGGCAATGTTGTCGGCTGGATGGCTATTACTGCTAAAGATGGCTACTCAATTACTAATTTAAAATCAGAGATAATTGATGTGATAAAAAAAAGACATCGTATCAATCCCGAAGATGAAAGTGCCGTTGGAAATTTTGACTTATATGAGCAATTTTCTAAAATAAGCGGATTGTTTTTAGCACTTAATGCTGTGGCTTATTTAGTTGGTATTTTAGTGCTATTTTCTGGAGTTATCGGAATTAGTAATATCATGCTTATCGTCGTCAAAGAACGCACAAAAGAAATCGGAGTGAGACGTGCACTCGGAGCTACACCATGGCAGATTAGAGGTCAGATTTTATCTGAATCTGTATTCTTAACCATTATCGCAGGAATGGCAGGAATTATATTCGCAACTTTTGTCATATTTATTTTAAATAAATTTTTCTTTGGGGCTTCAGCCTCTCCTGATAGTATGTTTGTCAATCCAAGCGTAGATTATGTTACTGTGCTCGTTGCATTAGGAATATTAATCTTTTCTGGGCTATTAGCAGGATTTATACCTGCACAAAATGCCATTCGTGTAAAACCCGTTGAAGCTTTAAGAAATGAATAA